One segment of Desmodus rotundus isolate HL8 chromosome 6, HLdesRot8A.1, whole genome shotgun sequence DNA contains the following:
- the SPINK1 gene encoding serine protease inhibitor Kazal-type 1 isoform X1: MWASRWSQPAYITLPVQRFQREVVTSGRFSAELWTQHFSHEGNARAEVPGTQAKCNNGVNGCTRIYNPICGTDGYTYPNECELCMENKRREFPVLIKKYGPC, translated from the exons ATGTGGGCCAGCAGGTGGAGCCAACCTGCCTATATAACCCTTCCAGTCCAAAGGTTCCAAAGAGAAGTGGTAACTTCAGGGCGGTTTTCAGCTGAGCTCTGGACACAACACTTTAGCCATGAAG GTAACGCTAGGGCTGAAGTCCCAGGAACACAG GCTAAATGTAACAATGGAGTGAATGGGTGTACAAGGATCTATAATCCCATCTGTGGGACTGATGGATACACTTACCCCAATGAATGTGAGCTGTGTATGGAAAACAA GAGGCGCGAGTTTCCCGTCCTCATTAAAAAATATGGGCCTTGCTGA
- the SPINK1 gene encoding serine protease inhibitor Kazal-type 1 isoform X2, translated as MKVTALFLLSALALLSLSGNARAEVPGTQAKCNNGVNGCTRIYNPICGTDGYTYPNECELCMENKRREFPVLIKKYGPC; from the exons ATGAAGGTAACAGCCCTCTTTCTCCTCAGTGCCTTGGCCCTGCTGAGTTTATCTG GTAACGCTAGGGCTGAAGTCCCAGGAACACAG GCTAAATGTAACAATGGAGTGAATGGGTGTACAAGGATCTATAATCCCATCTGTGGGACTGATGGATACACTTACCCCAATGAATGTGAGCTGTGTATGGAAAACAA GAGGCGCGAGTTTCCCGTCCTCATTAAAAAATATGGGCCTTGCTGA